From Deferrisoma camini S3R1, the proteins below share one genomic window:
- a CDS encoding branched-chain amino acid ABC transporter permease, with product MDILVSSVVAGVLIGMVLALVALGLTIIFGVMDIVNFAHGEFLMLGMYTGLLTANATGMDPLLGIPVAAVVGYLLGVACYWGFIRFLLRGPMVAQLLGTFGLMLLLRNLALLLFGSEDRGVNAGLLVGKSVDFGMGVIVPATKLAAAALSLVSFVGVWLLMNRTRVGKALTATALNAQAARYMGIPTERMNALAWGIGGATVTIAGALIVNFWSVNPYVGLLFTMIAFTIVALGGFGSVPGALAAGIVVGLLMEIPGIWDSVAYATEWDWMMDVPVTSFKYTFVYLAYFVIMVVRPRGLFGWKH from the coding sequence ATGGACATCCTCGTCAGCTCGGTGGTGGCCGGAGTCCTGATCGGGATGGTGCTGGCCCTGGTGGCCCTGGGCCTCACCATCATCTTCGGGGTGATGGACATCGTGAACTTCGCCCACGGCGAGTTCCTGATGCTGGGTATGTACACCGGGCTCCTCACGGCCAACGCCACCGGCATGGATCCGCTGCTGGGCATCCCGGTGGCGGCCGTGGTGGGGTACCTGCTGGGAGTCGCCTGCTACTGGGGGTTCATCCGGTTTCTGCTGCGCGGCCCCATGGTGGCCCAGCTGCTCGGCACCTTCGGGCTCATGCTGCTGCTGCGCAACCTGGCGCTGCTGCTGTTCGGGTCCGAGGACCGGGGCGTGAACGCCGGGCTCCTGGTGGGCAAGAGCGTGGACTTCGGCATGGGCGTGATCGTGCCGGCCACGAAGCTGGCCGCGGCCGCGCTCTCGCTGGTGTCGTTCGTGGGGGTGTGGCTGCTGATGAACCGCACCCGGGTGGGCAAGGCGCTCACGGCCACGGCCTTGAACGCCCAGGCCGCCCGGTACATGGGGATTCCGACCGAGCGGATGAACGCCCTGGCCTGGGGCATCGGCGGCGCCACGGTCACGATCGCAGGGGCGTTGATCGTGAACTTCTGGTCGGTGAACCCCTATGTGGGCCTGCTGTTCACCATGATCGCCTTCACCATCGTGGCCCTCGGCGGCTTTGGGAGCGTGCCCGGGGCGCTGGCGGCCGGGATCGTGGTGGGGCTCCTGATGGAAATCCCTGGCATCTGGGACTCCGTTGCCTACGCCACCGAGTGGGACTGGATGATGGACGTGCCCGTCACGTCCTTCAAGTACACCTTCGTCTACCTGGCCTACTTCGTGATCATGGTGGTTCGCCCCCGGGGACTGTTCGGATGGAAGCACTGA
- a CDS encoding branched-chain amino acid ABC transporter permease, whose translation MEALRAAFDFSDFRPTERWVSRVVAAFLLAFPLLPVSSFATATMIQFLMFSLYGMGWNTIGGYGGQVDLGKAQYVGIGAYTTAVALIRWDVPFWVSMPVGMGFAVLWSFAIGYPLFRLRGHYFAIATIAASLVLKDLFEVWDFVGAARGLEIPAHRFPTPDFVRLIFKEDVYYYYVLLAFFFGGVLYMNAFRKSRLGYQLRLIKDNEDMARSLGINVHWAKVKTYAIATAFVSMVGSFHACYIKNIEPEDTMSLDLSILIALMAMLGGAGSLWGPIIGAGILIPLKSYFKEWFGARAGLVGMDLILYALIIMVVSAAEPRGIWGLVERYRARKESA comes from the coding sequence ATGGAAGCACTGAGAGCCGCGTTCGACTTCTCGGACTTCCGGCCCACGGAGAGGTGGGTCTCCCGGGTCGTGGCCGCGTTCTTGCTGGCGTTCCCGCTGCTGCCGGTGTCGTCCTTCGCCACGGCCACCATGATCCAGTTCCTGATGTTCTCCCTGTACGGCATGGGCTGGAACACCATCGGCGGCTACGGCGGCCAGGTGGACCTGGGCAAGGCCCAGTACGTGGGCATCGGCGCCTACACCACGGCCGTGGCCCTGATCCGGTGGGACGTGCCGTTCTGGGTGTCCATGCCGGTGGGCATGGGGTTTGCGGTGCTGTGGTCGTTCGCCATCGGTTACCCCCTGTTCCGGCTGAGGGGGCACTACTTCGCCATCGCCACGATCGCGGCCTCCCTGGTGCTCAAGGACCTGTTCGAGGTGTGGGACTTCGTGGGCGCGGCGCGGGGCCTCGAGATCCCGGCCCACCGGTTCCCCACGCCAGACTTCGTGCGCCTGATCTTCAAGGAGGACGTGTACTACTACTACGTGCTCCTGGCTTTCTTCTTCGGCGGCGTCCTGTACATGAACGCGTTCCGCAAGTCGCGGCTGGGCTACCAACTGCGGCTGATCAAGGACAACGAGGACATGGCCCGGTCGCTGGGGATCAACGTCCACTGGGCCAAGGTGAAGACCTATGCCATCGCCACGGCGTTCGTCAGCATGGTGGGCTCGTTCCACGCCTGCTACATCAAGAACATCGAGCCCGAAGACACCATGAGCCTGGACCTGTCGATCCTGATCGCCCTCATGGCCATGCTGGGCGGGGCGGGGTCGCTATGGGGGCCGATCATCGGGGCCGGCATCCTGATCCCGCTCAAGAGCTACTTCAAGGAGTGGTTCGGGGCCCGAGCGGGGCTGGTGGGCATGGACCTGATCCTGTACGCCCTGATCATCATGGTGGTATCGGCGGCAGAGCCCCGGGGCATCTGGGGCCTGGTGGAGCGGTACCGGGCCCGCAAGGAGTCGGCCTGA
- a CDS encoding ABC transporter ATP-binding protein, which produces MPALLEVTELTKEFGGLRANDGISFTVEAGEILGLIGPNGAGKTTLFHCITGFHRPERGTVRFDGRDVTGLPPHRIARMGMARTFQTYVAGGDLTVLETAMVGCFSRTASPSRARSRAREILGFLGLAGLADLPIRDLPVAGQKRVALATALGTEPKLLLLDEVAAGLNPGEIGELMDAIRHVHREQGVTLIVIEHVMELVMNLSDRVLVLDSGRVIAQGLPHEVAHDPAVIRAYLGEKYAARYLEEASP; this is translated from the coding sequence ATGCCCGCGCTCCTGGAGGTGACGGAGCTCACCAAGGAGTTTGGGGGGCTCCGGGCCAACGACGGGATCTCCTTCACCGTGGAGGCAGGGGAGATCCTCGGACTGATCGGCCCGAACGGGGCCGGCAAGACCACCCTGTTCCATTGCATCACGGGGTTCCACCGGCCCGAGCGGGGGACCGTGCGGTTCGACGGCCGGGACGTCACCGGCCTGCCGCCCCACCGGATCGCCCGCATGGGCATGGCCAGGACGTTCCAGACCTATGTGGCCGGGGGGGACCTGACGGTGCTGGAGACCGCCATGGTGGGGTGCTTCTCCCGCACCGCCTCCCCGTCCCGGGCCCGGAGCCGCGCCCGGGAGATCCTGGGGTTCCTGGGCCTTGCGGGCCTGGCAGACCTGCCGATCCGCGACCTGCCCGTGGCCGGCCAGAAGAGGGTGGCCCTGGCCACCGCCCTGGGGACCGAGCCGAAGCTCCTCCTTCTCGACGAGGTGGCCGCCGGCCTCAACCCGGGCGAGATCGGGGAGCTGATGGACGCGATCCGCCACGTGCACCGGGAGCAGGGGGTGACCCTGATCGTGATCGAGCACGTGATGGAGCTGGTGATGAACCTGAGCGACCGGGTGCTGGTGCTCGACTCGGGGCGGGTGATCGCCCAGGGCCTGCCCCACGAGGTGGCCCACGACCCGGCCGTGATCCGGGCCTACCTGGGCGAGAAGTACGCGGCCCGGTACCTGGAGGAGGCGTCACCGTGA
- a CDS encoding ABC transporter ATP-binding protein yields the protein MSAPLLTVRGLVVRYGKLAVLHGIDLEVLPGETVCVVGANGAGKSTLLKAIMGAAPVSEGEIRFDGKPVAGLATEEVVSRGLVYVPEGRMLFGPLSVEENLRLGAYVVRDERRVQENLERVYALFPRLKERRQQAAATLSGGEQQMVAIGRGLMSGPKVLMLDEPSLGLAPKLVDEVLETVDTLKAQGMTILLVEQTVREALEIADRGYALQSGRIVASGPGRDLLEDDRLRSAYLGL from the coding sequence GTGAGCGCGCCGCTCCTGACCGTTCGCGGCCTGGTGGTGCGCTACGGCAAGCTCGCCGTCCTCCACGGGATCGACCTGGAGGTGCTTCCCGGCGAGACCGTGTGCGTGGTGGGCGCCAACGGGGCCGGCAAGTCTACCCTGCTCAAGGCGATCATGGGTGCGGCCCCGGTGTCGGAGGGCGAGATCCGGTTCGACGGCAAGCCGGTGGCCGGGCTGGCCACGGAGGAGGTCGTGTCCCGGGGGCTCGTGTACGTGCCCGAGGGGCGCATGCTGTTCGGCCCGCTGTCGGTGGAGGAGAACCTGAGGCTTGGGGCCTACGTGGTGCGGGACGAGCGGCGCGTGCAGGAGAACCTGGAGCGGGTGTACGCCCTGTTTCCCCGGCTGAAGGAGCGGAGGCAGCAGGCGGCCGCCACCCTTTCCGGGGGCGAGCAGCAGATGGTGGCGATCGGCCGCGGCCTGATGTCGGGCCCGAAGGTTCTGATGCTCGACGAGCCCTCGTTGGGGCTCGCCCCCAAGCTGGTGGACGAGGTGCTGGAGACGGTGGACACCCTGAAGGCCCAGGGCATGACGATCCTGCTCGTGGAGCAGACCGTGCGCGAGGCCCTGGAGATCGCCGACCGGGGGTACGCGCTCCAGTCCGGCCGGATCGTGGCGAGCGGCCCGGGGCGGGACCTCCTGGAGGACGACCGGCTCCGCAGCGCCTACCTGGGCCTGTGA
- a CDS encoding LamB/YcsF family protein, producing the protein MRSVDLNADMGEGFGAYRKGDDAGLMGTVTSANIACGFHAGDPHVMHRTVELCAEHGVAAGAHPGYADLLGFGRRPVEAAPDEVYDWVLYQVGALDAFLRARGLRLQHVKPHGALYNRAAGDPDLARAVARAVRDYDPDLILLGLAGSELERAARQLGVRVAREAFLDRAYRPDGTLVPRSVPGAVLTDPEEVAARAVRMVTRGTVDTIDGGEIEVQAESFCVHGDSPGAVELARAVRSALEAAGVRVAPLSEIVGGLTA; encoded by the coding sequence ATGCGATCGGTGGATCTCAACGCGGACATGGGAGAAGGGTTCGGGGCCTACCGCAAGGGGGACGACGCGGGGCTGATGGGCACGGTGACCTCGGCCAACATCGCCTGCGGGTTCCACGCCGGGGACCCCCACGTGATGCACAGGACCGTGGAGCTGTGCGCCGAGCACGGGGTGGCTGCCGGGGCCCACCCGGGGTATGCGGACCTGCTGGGGTTCGGCCGCCGGCCCGTGGAGGCCGCCCCCGACGAGGTGTACGACTGGGTGCTGTACCAGGTGGGCGCCCTCGACGCGTTCCTGCGGGCCCGGGGCCTGCGCCTGCAGCACGTGAAGCCCCACGGCGCCCTCTACAACCGGGCGGCCGGGGATCCGGACCTGGCCCGGGCGGTGGCCCGGGCGGTGCGGGACTACGACCCGGACCTGATCCTCCTGGGCCTGGCGGGGTCCGAGCTGGAGCGGGCGGCCCGGCAGCTCGGAGTGCGCGTGGCCCGCGAGGCGTTCCTGGACCGCGCCTACCGGCCGGACGGCACCCTGGTCCCCCGCTCCGTTCCCGGTGCCGTGCTCACCGATCCGGAAGAGGTGGCGGCCCGGGCGGTGCGCATGGTGACCCGGGGAACCGTGGACACGATCGACGGAGGCGAGATCGAGGTGCAGGCCGAGTCGTTCTGCGTGCACGGCGACAGCCCCGGCGCGGTGGAGCTGGCCCGGGCGGTCCGCAGCGCGCTCGAGGCCGCCGGGGTGCGGGTGGCCCCCCTGTCCGAGATCGTCGGGGGGCTCACGGCGTGA
- the pxpB gene encoding 5-oxoprolinase subunit PxpB — protein MTPAPWQRPRILPCGETALTVEVGDAIAPEIHERVVALARALEGIRGVIARVPTYRSVFVEYDPLEVSYEALALEVERAWSDLTRSPPRASSPRVIEIPVCYDPEFGPDLAEVARRHGLTPAEVVEIHTAPAYRVYMLGFMPGFLFLGGLSPRIHTPRRAEPRARVPAGSVGIAGPQTGVYSLDSPGGWQIIGRTPLRMFDPQRQPPARAVPGMGVRFRPIDAATFRAMKKSKT, from the coding sequence GTGACCCCGGCCCCCTGGCAGCGGCCGCGGATCCTGCCCTGCGGGGAGACGGCCCTCACCGTGGAGGTGGGCGATGCGATCGCGCCCGAGATCCACGAGCGGGTGGTGGCGCTGGCCCGGGCGCTCGAGGGGATCCGGGGCGTGATCGCCCGCGTGCCCACCTACCGATCGGTGTTCGTGGAGTACGATCCGCTGGAGGTCTCGTACGAGGCCCTGGCGCTCGAGGTGGAGCGGGCCTGGTCCGACCTCACCCGCAGCCCGCCCCGCGCCTCTTCCCCGCGGGTGATCGAGATCCCCGTCTGCTACGATCCCGAGTTCGGCCCCGACCTGGCGGAGGTGGCCCGGCGCCACGGTCTGACCCCGGCCGAGGTGGTGGAGATCCACACCGCCCCCGCCTATCGGGTGTACATGCTGGGGTTCATGCCGGGGTTCCTGTTCCTGGGGGGGCTCTCCCCCCGGATCCACACCCCCCGCCGGGCCGAGCCCCGGGCCCGGGTACCGGCCGGCTCGGTGGGGATCGCCGGCCCCCAGACCGGGGTGTACTCCCTGGACAGCCCGGGCGGGTGGCAGATCATCGGCCGGACCCCCCTGCGCATGTTCGACCCCCAACGCCAGCCCCCGGCCCGGGCCGTGCCCGGCATGGGCGTACGGTTCCGCCCCATCGACGCGGCCACTTTCCGCGCGATGAAAAAGAGCAAAACGTGA
- a CDS encoding 5-oxoprolinase subunit C family protein — MKTRPILRIRRPGPLTTVQDHGRWGFQHLGVPVSGAMDPLSFRVANALVGNHWTAAVLEITLGGFEAEFLGPTAAALAGGDLGFELDGTPLGPGTSFRAEAGSVLRTKGRPRGCRAYLAVAGGFAVPEVLGSRSTYLPARLGGLEGRALRQGDELRAYGPPFPPGWGPGRRAPPELLSPLPPPGEPIRLRVVLGPQADRFTRSGLHTFLAERFEVSPQADRMGYRLEGPRIEHAGPADILSDGIAWGAVQVPAHGRPIVLMADRQTAGGYPKIATVVRTDIPALAQAVPGDPVTFEAVSLWEAREQLAWQALRLRRWAEGSWEAGGL, encoded by the coding sequence GTGAAGACCCGACCTATACTGCGCATCCGAAGACCCGGCCCCCTCACCACGGTCCAGGATCACGGCCGGTGGGGGTTCCAGCACCTGGGCGTGCCGGTGTCCGGCGCCATGGACCCCCTCTCGTTCCGGGTGGCGAACGCCCTGGTCGGCAACCACTGGACCGCGGCCGTGCTGGAGATCACCCTGGGGGGGTTCGAGGCCGAGTTCCTCGGCCCCACGGCCGCGGCCCTGGCCGGGGGGGACCTGGGGTTCGAACTGGACGGGACCCCCCTGGGGCCCGGGACCTCGTTCCGGGCCGAGGCCGGGTCGGTCCTGAGGACGAAGGGCCGGCCGCGGGGGTGCCGGGCCTATCTGGCCGTGGCCGGCGGGTTCGCCGTGCCGGAGGTGCTGGGCAGCCGGTCCACGTACCTGCCCGCCCGTTTGGGAGGCCTGGAGGGGCGGGCCCTCCGGCAGGGGGACGAGCTCCGGGCCTACGGGCCGCCCTTTCCCCCGGGATGGGGCCCGGGGCGCCGAGCGCCGCCGGAGCTGCTCTCTCCCCTCCCCCCACCCGGCGAGCCGATCCGGCTCCGGGTCGTCCTCGGCCCCCAGGCGGACCGGTTCACGCGGAGCGGGCTGCACACGTTCCTGGCGGAGCGGTTCGAGGTGTCGCCCCAGGCCGACCGCATGGGCTACCGCCTGGAAGGCCCCCGGATCGAGCACGCCGGCCCGGCCGACATCCTCTCGGACGGCATCGCCTGGGGCGCGGTGCAGGTGCCGGCCCACGGCCGGCCCATCGTGCTCATGGCCGACCGCCAGACCGCGGGAGGCTACCCCAAGATCGCTACCGTGGTGCGCACCGACATCCCGGCCCTGGCCCAGGCGGTGCCCGGCGACCCCGTGACCTTCGAGGCGGTCTCCCTGTGGGAGGCCAGGGAGCAGCTGGCGTGGCAGGCCCTCCGGTTGCGCCGGTGGGCCGAGGGAAGCTGGGAGGCTGGGGGGCTGTGA
- a CDS encoding cupredoxin domain-containing protein: MASTTKVWLAAGLLGLAGCIPAGYVKDPTPWVQEANWAEAQTLRLELAEYRLSPQVLVLREGLSYVLEIVNTGRETHSFSAPEFLKAVAARKAEVPEVAEVRAWRFTAFQLAPGRSVRLSFVAVRPGTYPVACTQPGHADRGMRGAVQIEKTPAGGD, translated from the coding sequence ATGGCGAGCACGACGAAGGTATGGTTGGCGGCCGGCCTCTTGGGGCTGGCCGGCTGCATCCCGGCTGGATATGTGAAGGACCCCACCCCCTGGGTCCAGGAGGCGAACTGGGCCGAGGCCCAGACCCTGCGGCTCGAGCTGGCCGAGTATCGCCTCTCGCCGCAGGTGCTGGTGCTCCGGGAAGGCCTGTCCTACGTCCTGGAGATCGTGAACACCGGCCGGGAGACCCATTCCTTCTCCGCTCCGGAGTTCCTCAAGGCCGTGGCGGCCCGGAAGGCCGAGGTGCCCGAGGTGGCCGAGGTCCGGGCCTGGCGGTTCACCGCGTTCCAGCTCGCACCGGGGCGGTCGGTGCGCCTGTCGTTCGTGGCCGTGAGGCCCGGTACCTATCCCGTGGCCTGCACCCAGCCCGGCCACGCCGACCGGGGCATGCGCGGGGCGGTCCAGATCGAGAAGACGCCGGCCGGGGGCGACTGA
- a CDS encoding MgtC/SapB family protein, translated as MDPMPLLRPEFQMILLPVAGRMAVAFLCGALVGAEREWKGKPAGLRTNILICLGAALFTMGSEFMAKFVAHAPQESTRIAAQIVSGVGFIGAGAILRSGRGVVGLTTAATIWLVAAIGVMVGMGYWLIGLITAVMTVATLVALGRVEKRLMGPCDMRTVEVVLGSDRPVALARLEAVLESAQWPTRVDRIESCEGGTRIRFTYCARHPSHRGILWDLGQILE; from the coding sequence ATGGATCCCATGCCCTTGCTGAGACCCGAGTTCCAGATGATCCTGCTGCCCGTGGCCGGCCGCATGGCGGTGGCGTTCTTGTGCGGGGCGTTGGTGGGGGCGGAGCGGGAGTGGAAGGGGAAGCCGGCAGGGCTGCGCACCAACATCCTGATCTGCCTGGGAGCCGCCCTGTTCACCATGGGCTCGGAGTTCATGGCCAAGTTCGTGGCCCACGCTCCCCAGGAGTCCACCCGGATCGCGGCCCAGATCGTGAGCGGGGTGGGGTTCATCGGGGCCGGCGCGATCCTGCGGAGCGGTAGGGGGGTGGTGGGGCTGACCACGGCGGCCACGATCTGGCTCGTGGCCGCCATCGGGGTGATGGTGGGGATGGGGTACTGGCTCATCGGCCTGATCACCGCCGTGATGACGGTGGCCACCCTGGTGGCCTTGGGCCGGGTGGAAAAACGCCTCATGGGGCCGTGCGACATGCGCACGGTGGAGGTGGTGCTGGGATCGGACCGGCCCGTGGCCCTGGCCCGCCTCGAAGCGGTGCTCGAGAGCGCCCAGTGGCCCACCCGGGTGGACCGGATCGAGAGCTGCGAGGGCGGCACCCGCATCCGCTTCACCTATTGCGCCCGCCACCCCTCCCACCGGGGCATCCTGTGGGACCTGGGGCAGATCCTGGAGTAG
- a CDS encoding alpha/beta fold hydrolase produces METRIQGAGPALVLIPGLGCDDRLWLPVGERLAGEFRVVYPSVWGRGSLARVAEELGEVLDRIEAPRAFVAGLSMGGYITFELLRRRADRIAAAALVDTTAFGDTPERRVKRDQVLDLIRRGGFEQVLETFAASVLAPYHREGPLRDLVVEMGRAVGPEAFAADAAAIRDRGSYEDVLERADLPLLFAAGADDPLTPPEVAERMSRLARQGRHAVIPRAGHLSPLENPEATARVLGEFFGRGERP; encoded by the coding sequence ATGGAGACACGGATCCAGGGCGCAGGGCCGGCGCTCGTGCTGATCCCCGGCCTGGGCTGCGACGACCGTCTGTGGCTTCCGGTGGGGGAGCGTCTGGCCGGGGAGTTCCGGGTGGTGTACCCCAGCGTGTGGGGCCGCGGGTCCCTGGCTAGGGTGGCCGAGGAACTGGGGGAGGTGCTCGACCGGATCGAGGCGCCCCGGGCCTTCGTGGCCGGGCTGTCCATGGGCGGCTACATCACCTTCGAGCTCCTTCGGCGCCGGGCCGACCGCATCGCCGCGGCCGCCCTGGTGGACACCACCGCGTTCGGCGACACTCCGGAGCGTCGGGTCAAGAGGGACCAGGTGCTCGACCTGATCCGGCGGGGCGGGTTCGAACAGGTGCTCGAGACCTTCGCGGCGAGCGTGCTGGCGCCTTACCACCGGGAGGGCCCGCTCCGGGATCTGGTGGTCGAGATGGGCCGCGCCGTGGGGCCGGAGGCGTTCGCCGCCGACGCGGCCGCCATCCGGGACCGGGGCTCGTACGAGGACGTGCTGGAGCGGGCGGATCTGCCGCTCCTGTTCGCCGCGGGCGCGGACGACCCGCTCACTCCGCCCGAGGTGGCCGAACGGATGAGCCGCCTGGCTCGGCAGGGCCGGCACGCCGTGATCCCCCGGGCGGGGCACCTGAGCCCCCTGGAGAACCCCGAGGCCACGGCCCGGGTGCTCGGCGAGTTCTTCGGCCGGGGGGAGCGGCCGTGA
- a CDS encoding J domain-containing protein, translated as MKDYYAVLGVSPEATAEEIRRAYRRRAFELHPDRNGGSPEAEEAFKELTEAYAVLADPTRRRSYDAARAGRPTPGGADFRPEDLFADLFRHPVFGAFLRQMAEEFRRQGLRFDEGYLRRVFHAPGGGVFFGGFVFVGPLGGWFRAFERAPRRFPGPHSRARALPKRPGVLGRILRKALPRPASPGPVEYRLPVPPEVRRAGGTVEVAVPGPRGMERLRVRIPAGARPGLRLRIRGKGPGKAGARGDLLLKISDPPSPC; from the coding sequence GTGAAGGATTACTACGCGGTCCTGGGGGTCTCGCCCGAGGCCACCGCCGAGGAGATCCGAAGGGCCTACCGCCGCAGGGCGTTCGAGCTGCACCCGGACCGCAACGGCGGCAGCCCCGAGGCAGAGGAGGCGTTCAAGGAGCTCACCGAGGCCTATGCGGTGCTCGCCGACCCGACCCGCCGCCGAAGCTACGACGCGGCCCGGGCCGGCCGGCCGACACCGGGCGGAGCCGACTTCCGCCCCGAGGACCTCTTCGCCGACCTGTTCCGGCACCCGGTGTTCGGGGCGTTCCTGCGGCAGATGGCCGAGGAGTTCCGGCGCCAGGGCCTCCGGTTCGACGAAGGGTACCTCCGCAGGGTGTTCCACGCGCCCGGCGGCGGGGTGTTCTTCGGCGGGTTCGTGTTCGTGGGGCCCCTGGGCGGCTGGTTCCGTGCCTTCGAGCGGGCCCCACGGAGGTTCCCGGGCCCGCACAGCCGGGCCAGGGCGCTTCCCAAGCGGCCCGGGGTGCTGGGTCGGATCCTCCGGAAGGCCCTTCCCCGGCCGGCCTCCCCCGGCCCGGTGGAGTACCGGCTTCCGGTGCCCCCCGAGGTGCGGCGTGCCGGCGGAACCGTGGAGGTGGCCGTGCCGGGCCCCCGGGGCATGGAGCGGCTTCGGGTGCGCATCCCGGCCGGAGCCCGGCCGGGCCTGAGGCTGCGCATCCGGGGCAAGGGCCCCGGCAAGGCCGGAGCCCGAGGCGACCTCCTCCTGAAGATCTCGGACCCCCCTTCCCCCTGCTGA
- a CDS encoding chloride channel protein, with the protein MRLLRALPKRLTLPTLGRWVALSALVGVVAGAGAIVFYYATNYAGAFFLRDLAGYVPPEEGVAHGPRVDSLAMSFRWFLAFIPALGGLVSGWLVYTFAPEAEGHGTDGAIDAFHNKGGLIRARVPIVKTLASAATIGTGGSAGREGPIAQIGAGFGSFLATRLGLTPADRRVLLVAGMAGGIGATFRAPLGGALFAVEVLYQNPEFEHEGLIPAIISSIVAYSLFGAVTGWEPLLQTPRFRFTYPPELLVFLGLAVACALLGMVYVRVFYATRDLFHRVPVPAMWKPVIGGLALGALALAVPQVLGSGYGWIQAALRGHMALWVMLVVCLAKVVATSLTISSGGSGGVFAPSLVIGAMLGGAFGATADALFPALVQDPRAYVLVGMAGFFAGVSNTPVATLIMVSELTGDYGLLAPLMLVSVVAMLTARATTIYEKQVPGRVDSPAHLGDLVVDVLEGIRVRDLGEQGRPPTLVAEDMPLPRILECIAAADTAYYPVVDRQGRMTGIFSVNDIRRILNEDLPPNLVIARDIAVPRVVTATPDEPLSQVLRKLSSRGLEEIPVVDPDDPGRVLYMLSRRSVLARYTRELEHRKGLYAEV; encoded by the coding sequence GTGAGGCTCCTCCGGGCCCTTCCGAAGCGTCTGACCCTGCCCACCCTGGGGCGGTGGGTGGCCCTGAGTGCCCTGGTAGGGGTGGTGGCCGGGGCCGGGGCCATCGTGTTCTACTACGCCACCAACTACGCGGGCGCGTTCTTCCTGCGGGACCTCGCCGGGTATGTGCCCCCGGAGGAGGGGGTGGCCCACGGCCCCCGGGTCGACTCCCTGGCCATGTCGTTCCGGTGGTTCCTGGCGTTCATCCCGGCGTTGGGAGGGCTGGTGTCCGGGTGGCTGGTCTACACGTTCGCGCCCGAGGCCGAGGGCCACGGCACCGACGGCGCCATCGATGCCTTCCACAACAAGGGGGGGCTCATCCGGGCCCGGGTGCCCATCGTGAAGACCCTGGCCTCGGCCGCCACCATCGGCACCGGCGGCTCGGCCGGCCGGGAAGGACCCATCGCCCAGATCGGGGCGGGGTTCGGCTCGTTCCTGGCCACCCGCCTGGGGCTCACCCCGGCCGACCGGCGGGTACTCCTGGTGGCCGGCATGGCCGGCGGCATCGGGGCGACCTTCCGGGCCCCCCTGGGCGGGGCCCTGTTCGCCGTGGAGGTGCTGTACCAGAACCCCGAGTTCGAGCACGAGGGGCTCATCCCGGCCATCATCTCGTCGATCGTGGCGTACTCGCTGTTCGGGGCCGTGACCGGGTGGGAGCCGCTTCTCCAGACCCCCCGGTTCCGGTTCACCTATCCCCCCGAGCTGCTGGTCTTCCTCGGATTGGCCGTGGCCTGTGCCCTGCTGGGCATGGTGTACGTGCGGGTGTTCTACGCCACCCGGGACCTGTTCCACCGGGTGCCGGTGCCGGCCATGTGGAAGCCGGTGATCGGCGGGCTGGCCCTGGGCGCCCTGGCCCTGGCGGTTCCCCAGGTGCTGGGTTCGGGATACGGGTGGATCCAGGCGGCGCTGCGGGGGCACATGGCCCTGTGGGTGATGCTGGTGGTGTGTCTGGCCAAGGTGGTGGCCACGAGCCTCACCATCTCGTCCGGAGGGTCCGGGGGGGTGTTCGCTCCGAGCCTGGTGATCGGGGCCATGCTCGGCGGCGCCTTCGGCGCCACGGCCGACGCGCTGTTTCCCGCCCTGGTCCAGGACCCCCGGGCCTACGTGCTGGTGGGCATGGCCGGGTTCTTCGCCGGGGTGTCGAACACACCGGTGGCCACCCTGATCATGGTCAGCGAGCTCACGGGCGACTACGGCCTGCTGGCCCCGCTGATGCTGGTGTCGGTGGTGGCCATGCTCACGGCCCGGGCGACCACCATCTACGAGAAGCAGGTGCCCGGAAGGGTGGACTCCCCGGCCCACCTGGGCGACCTGGTGGTGGACGTGCTGGAGGGGATCCGGGTCCGCGACCTGGGGGAGCAGGGCCGGCCCCCCACCCTGGTGGCCGAGGACATGCCCCTGCCCCGGATCCTCGAGTGCATCGCCGCGGCCGACACGGCTTACTACCCGGTGGTGGACCGCCAGGGCCGGATGACCGGCATCTTCTCGGTCAACGACATCCGCCGCATCCTGAACGAGGATCTGCCCCCCAATCTGGTGATCGCCCGGGACATCGCCGTGCCCCGGGTCGTCACGGCCACGCCCGACGAACCCCTCTCCCAGGTGCTCCGGAAGCTCTCCAGCCGGGGGCTCGAGGAGATCCCCGTGGTGGACCCGGACGACCCCGGACGGGTCCTGTACATGCTGTCCCGCCGCTCGGTCCTGGCCCGCTACACCCGGGAGCTCGAGCACCGAAAGGGCCTGTACGCGGAGGTGTGA